The following proteins are encoded in a genomic region of Syngnathus acus chromosome 22, fSynAcu1.2, whole genome shotgun sequence:
- the LOC119116670 gene encoding uncharacterized protein LOC119116670 encodes MTLSRGLFLCYVFCTVDIQPARTAANTSATIEDGTLPALQLTATPAFPVAEGQKVSLRCCAPSSPAFHNWHWQREEQKTWKKVAKGGQLTLSEPRQSGLYRCLAQSNLSQSVSSSHAVFIISLHATANIGIAALALSLLALIMNVAVMFWLGWQGLRDKRCAASTGAKGLPRAIKEANGGLPHTVTDGHVYMNYSSTNLAYTDLDPTSVTADSTYSVLP; translated from the exons ATGACCCTGTCACGCGGCCTCTTCTTATGCTACGTCTTCTGTACAG TTGATATCCAGCCTGCTCGGACGGCCGCCAATACAAGCGCCACGATTGAGGACG GCACTCTCCCTGCTCTGCAGTTGACAGCCACACCGGCCTTCCCGGTGGCGGAGGGTCAGAAGGTCAGCCTGCGCTGCTGCGCACCGAGCTCACCGGCCTTTCACAACTGGCACTGGCAAAGAGAGGAGCAAAAGACGTGGAAGAAAGTGGCCAAGGGGGGCCAGCTCACCCTGAGCGAGCCACGGCAGAGTGGACTATACCGCTGCTTGGCACAAAGCAATCTAAGTCAGAGTGTCAGTTCCAGCCACGCCGTCTTTATCATCTCCCTTCATGCAACAG cAAATATCGGAATAGCTGCCTtggctctctctcttttggcCTTGATAATGAATGTCGCCGTCATGTTTTGGCTGGGATGGCAAGGACTTAGAGACAAGAGATGCGCTGCTAGCACGGGAGCTAAAG gttTACCAAGAGCCATAAAGGAAGCAAA CGGAGGTCTTCCTCACACGGTGACTGACGGACACGTGTACATGAATTACTCAAGCACCAACCTGGCCTACACAGATCTGGATCCTACGAGTGTGACTGCGGACAGCACCTACTCAGTTCTGCCATGA